The genomic interval GACTTGACGCTCTGCTGGCCTCTGCTGCGGCCCGGTGGAGTGCTGATTTGTGATGACTATCAACACTCGGCGGTCGAACCGTGCACCAAGCTGGGAATCGACGCATTCTTTTCATGCCGACGGGACTGGCACCTCCTGCACCAGGACTACCAGTTCATTGTTCGCAAAACGGTGGGCATCGAAGCCGTCGTGGTATCGGTCAACTACAGCGACTACTTGGCACAAACGTTGCCGATACTGATGCGGTACGTGGATCAAGCCGTTGTGGTGACCGATCACGATGACCCAGAAACCGCTCGCGTCGTCAGTCGCAACCCTGGGGCAAAGGTGGTGAAGACCGATCAGTTCTACCGAAATGGAGCGCGTTTCAACAAAGGCGCCGCCATCAATGTCGGTTTGAAGGAACTTCATCGAGACAACTGGGTTCTTTTGCTCGATGCCGACATTGGTATCACCCAACCGATACCGATCCCCCAGGACAGGCGAACGATCTGGGGCGTGACGCGGCGAAAGGTGGTCGGCCCTGAGAGGTTTCACAAGGCGATGCTCGTTGGAGCAGACGACCTGCCGAAACTCAACCTGATTCATATGCACGATGGCTACACTCCGATTGGGTTCTTTCAGATGTGGCATTGGCCGACGTGCCCTCAATGGATGCCGGAAAATTACGGTGATGCGAGCACGTCGGACATTGAATTGGCTTGCCGTTGGCCGGCTCAGCGGCGTCGACTGATACCAGGTTTTGACGTCTTGCACCTGGAAACCAACGACATGGAACAGGGCATCAATTGGCATGGTCGCGTGACGCGCCGTTTCGGACACGACACTCCGGCTCCCCAATGTGAAGGTTCGCAGAGTGAACCGTTGCAAGATCAAGGTTCGCTGTCTGAAACTATCCAAAGTCAAACGCCGGCCGACCCAATGGAACGAGGAGTCTTGACGGCCGCCAACTCGCTCTACTGGCCCGTCCTACGTCTGCTCGTGCAAGCCACGCGGCAGATGGGCGAATCGATTGCCGTTGTCGACCATGGTTTGACAACGATTCAGCGACAATGGCTTGTGCAGGAAGGCGTCTTGATCCCGGAGATTCCGATGCCTGCTGAGTGGGAACAGATCATGGAGGGACAACAACGTGTCGAGTTGGCGATCACTCCCCAGGCTTGGATCAAACCCTGGATCTGCATGCACAGTCCGTTCTCAAAAACAATCTGGATTGATTCCGATGCCGTGCCGGTCAGAGACCTGCATCGTCTCTTTGGCTTGTTGGACGAGAGTCCTTGGGTGACTCTCGAGAGCTGGATCTCGAGCGACATTGCAAGGTACCTTCACGAGCCATTGTTCCATGAACTCAGCGGGCACCGCCCCCATCGTTTCGAAAACGCTCATCGCGTCAACACAGGAGTCTTTGGGTTCCATCCAGACGATGCTTGGATCGCCAAGTGGTGGGAAATGTGCATGAGGATCAGCTCGGATGAAAACCTGCTCGGCAAGTGCCGCCTGCGCGATCAAGGCGCTCTCGTCGCTTGTTTGTGCACCGTCGCTCCGACGGTCCAAACCCCGCGGATCCAACTCGATCGAGGACTCAATTGGCCTGTCAATGGAGTGAAGTCACAGAACAAGGGCGACCGACGAGTTTACGATTGGAGAGACAAAGATCTCCTGAAACAACTGCAAGCGGACCATCCTGATGTGTCTGTGATTCACTGGATGGGGACGCCAAAACCATGGCAGCTTCAGTAATGTGATATGATCACCCCATCACGGAGCATGCACGGCAGGGAATCGAGATGAGTGACTCGGACGATCCAGATTTAGAAACGCGAATCGAGCAGACCACGTCCAGCCGTGCCGGCGTATCACAAGACTTGGTCGACGATTCACAGGAGCAGCCCTCCGTTCGATTGCCATCGCGTCTGGGGCGTTACGAAGTCAAACAGACGCTGGGCGAAGGCGGCTTTGGGACGGTGGTCTTGGCGTTGGACACCGAGCTAGATCGTCTGGTGGCGGTCAAAATCCCCAACTCCAAGCGATTCAAGAACAAAGCGGCCGTGAGCTTGTTCTTGTCCGAAGCCAAAATGGCGGCTTGCCTGCGTCACGACGGGATCGTGACCGTGTTTGATGTGGGTTGGGAAAGTGACGTTCCGTTCATTGTCCTGGAGTACATTCGAGGACGTACGCTGGCGGATTTCATCAGGTATGAGAAATGGTCTCATGAGTTCACCGCCGCCACCATCATGGCGATCGCTCAAGCCCTGCATCATGCGCACCGCGAGGGTTTCATTCATCGAGACCTCAAGCCGCACAATATCTTGCTGGACAATGAGGACCGCCCTCGAATCAGTGATTTCGGACTCGCCGTTCGCCATCGCGATCTGAATCAATACACCAACCAAGTCGTCGGTACCCCGATGTACATGGCCCCCGAACAAGCGACCGGCGAGAACCATCGGATCGATGAACGCACTGACATTTGGTCGGTCGGTGTGATGCTGTATCAGATGCTTTGTCGCAAACGGCCCTTCGCCGCAGACGACGACGGCGACTTGATTCCGAGGATCATCCGAGCGGAGTTTGTTCCGCCTGCGACCGTCGATCCCACGGTTCCCCCGGAGTTGCAACGGATCTGTTTGCGGTGCTTATCACGTCGAATGTCGCAGCGTTACCGAACGGCGGAGGAACTCGCACGTGATTTGGAGTTGTGGATTGATCGCTCCAAGCAGCATTCAGGTTCGGGTATCTCGGTTGGCTCGGATCTTGGTTCGAATGAACGAGCCTTGGCGGCCAACGAATCACCGGCCGTCGTTTCACGTGGCCTGCGGCCCTTCAAATCGGAAGACTTCGTTTTCTTT from Stieleria varia carries:
- a CDS encoding class I SAM-dependent methyltransferase; translation: MNDFSQDWTSSYTPQWLRVLHHLIGAVRVRGLEIGCFEGRTSLWLAEHILTGPDSSLDCVDSWANPSTGIEARFDRNTAAHQDVIRKYQVPSSTWLASQVTHWNSPPYDFIYVDGDHRADAVLTDLTLCWPLLRPGGVLICDDYQHSAVEPCTKLGIDAFFSCRRDWHLLHQDYQFIVRKTVGIEAVVVSVNYSDYLAQTLPILMRYVDQAVVVTDHDDPETARVVSRNPGAKVVKTDQFYRNGARFNKGAAINVGLKELHRDNWVLLLDADIGITQPIPIPQDRRTIWGVTRRKVVGPERFHKAMLVGADDLPKLNLIHMHDGYTPIGFFQMWHWPTCPQWMPENYGDASTSDIELACRWPAQRRRLIPGFDVLHLETNDMEQGINWHGRVTRRFGHDTPAPQCEGSQSEPLQDQGSLSETIQSQTPADPMERGVLTAANSLYWPVLRLLVQATRQMGESIAVVDHGLTTIQRQWLVQEGVLIPEIPMPAEWEQIMEGQQRVELAITPQAWIKPWICMHSPFSKTIWIDSDAVPVRDLHRLFGLLDESPWVTLESWISSDIARYLHEPLFHELSGHRPHRFENAHRVNTGVFGFHPDDAWIAKWWEMCMRISSDENLLGKCRLRDQGALVACLCTVAPTVQTPRIQLDRGLNWPVNGVKSQNKGDRRVYDWRDKDLLKQLQADHPDVSVIHWMGTPKPWQLQ